The Kocuria flava nucleotide sequence TGTTGATGTAGGAGATCGACCCGGTCGGCGGCACGGCCTGCAGGTTCTGGTTGTACATCCCGTGCGCCATGACCGAGGCCTTCAGCCGCTCCCAGTCCTCACGGGTGGGGATGTGCACGCCGGCGTCCGCGAACAGCTGCCGGACCCGCTCGGTGGCCGGGGCCCACTCCTGCCGGGTGTACTTCTCGAAGTACTCCCCCGACGCGTACTTCGAGCGCTCGAAGCCGTCGAAGGTCTCCTTGCGCTCCTTGGCGATCTCGTTCGAGGCCCGGACGGCGTGGTAGGTGACCGTGTAGAAGTAGATGTTCGTGAAGTCCACCCCCTCCTCGGAGCCGTAGTGGATGTGCTCCTTGGCGAGGTAGCCGTGCAGGTTCATCTGCCCCAGGCCCACGGCGTGGGACATCCGGTTGCCGCGCTGGATCGAGGGCACCGAGGTGATGTCGGACATGTCCGAGACCGCGGTCAGGCCGCGGATGGCCGTCTCGATGGAGCTCCCGAAGTCCGGGGACTGCATGGTCAGGGCGATGTTGAGCGAGCCCAGGTTGCAGGAGATGTCCTTGCCCACCTCCGCGTAGCCGAGGTCCTCGTCGTAGGCGGAGGGCTGGGAGACCTGGAGGATCTCGGAGCACAGGTTGGACATGATGATCTTGCCGTCGATCGGGTTGGCCCGGTTCACGGTGTCCTCGAACATCACGTACGGGTACCCGGACTCGAACTGCACCTCGGCGATGGTCTGGAAGAACTCGCGGGCGTTGATCTTCTTCTTGGTGATCCGCGCGTCGGCGACCATCTCGTAGTACTTCTCCGTGACGTTCACGTCGGAGAAGGGGACGCCGTAGACACGCTCGACGTCGTACGGGGAGAACAGGTACATGTCCTGGTTCTTCTTGGCCAGCTCGAACGTGATGTCCGGGATGACCACACCCAGCGAGAGGGTCTTGATGCGGATCTTCTCGTCCGCGTTCTCGCGCTTGGTGTCCAGGAAGCTGTAGATGTCCGGGTGGTGGGCGTGCAGGTACACCGCCCCGGCCCCCTGGCGGGCGCCGAGCTGGTTGGCGTAGGAGAAGGAGTCCTCCAGCAGCTTCATGATGGGGATGACGCCCGAGGACTGGTTCTCGATCTTCTTGATCGGCGCGCCCGCCTCGCGGATGTTCGTCAGCGCGAACGCCACGCCGCCACCGCGCTTGGACAGCTGCAGCGCGGAGTTGATGGAGCGGCCGATGGACTCCATGTTGTCCTCGATGCGCAGCAGGAAGCAGGAGACGAGCTCGCCGCGCTGCTTCTTGCCCGCGTTGAGGAACGTCGGGGTCGCCGGCTGGAACCGCCCGGAGATGATCTCGTCGACCAGGCGGGTCGCGAGGGTCTCGTCGCCGTCGGCCAGGTAGAGGGAGACCATGACCACGCGGTCCTCGAAGCGCTCCAGGTAGCGCTGGCCGTCGAAGGTCTTGAGCGTGTAGGAGGTGTAGAACTTGAACGCGCCCAGGAAGGTCTCGAAGCGGAACTTCTTCGCGTAGGCCCGCTTGGACAGCTCCTTGACGAAGTCCCGGCTGTACTTGTCCAGGACCTCGGCCTCGTAGTAGTGGTGCGAGACCAGGTAGTCGAGCTTCTCCTCCAGGTCGTGGAAGAAGACGGTGTTGTTGTTCACGTGCTGCAGGAAGTACTGCCGCGCGGCCTGCCGGTCGGCGTCGAACTGGATCCTCCCGTCGGCGTCGTAGAGGTTCAGCAGCGCGTTGAGCTCGTGGTAGCCGAGGCCCCGGTACTTCTCCGGGACGCGCTCGTCCTCGTGGCCGGGCTCCACGCTCAGGCCCGGAGCTGCATGCATTGTCGCCAAAACTGTTCCATTCCTCGAGTGACGTTGCGGACGTCCTCCTCGGTCCCCATGAGCTCGAAGCGGTAGAGGACCGGGACGTCGCACTTGGCGGCGATCTTGTCCGCTGCCAGGCAGAAGTGATCGCCGAAGTTGGTGTTGCCGGCCCCGATCACGCCCAGCAGGTGGCGGCGGTTGACCTCACGGTTGAGGAACCGCACGACCTGCGGCGGGACGGCGCCGGAGCCGTTGGGCCGCCCGTAGGTGGGGGCGACCAGCACGTAGGGCTCGTCCACGACGGGCGGCTCGTCCCCGGTGTGCAGGGGCAGGCGCACGGCGCGGCAGCCGAGCTTCGTGACGAAGCGGTGGGTGTTCTCGGAGACCGAGGAGAAGTAGACGACCAGCGGGCCGTCCTGCTCCGGCGGACCGGGGTCCTGCCGGGCGGTCCCGGCCGGTGCGCCGGGGGTGGTGGTGCTCATTGCTTCCGCGCTCCCAGGGGGGTCGGTGGTCGGTGGTGCTGCTGTGCACCCGGACCGGGGCGCCGCGGGGAAGCGGGCGGCGCGCCGGCCTCAGGCCGACAGCAGCATCGCCAGGGAGGTGATCTTGTCCGGACGGTAGCCCGACCAGTGCTCCTGGGGGGTCTCCACCACGGGGACCTGCTGGTAGCCCAGGGCGAGCACGTGGGCCAGGGCGGCCTCGTCCTCGGTGACGTCGACGACCGTGTACTCGATGCCCTTCTTGGTCAGGGCGCGGTAGGTGGCATTGCACTGGACGCAGGACGGCTTGCTGTACACGGTCACGGACATCGCGGTTTCCCCTTGGGTCGGACGGGCGTTCTTCGGGCGGAGGACCCTCGGTTCCCGGGCGCTGCGGCGGGGGAAGGGGTCTCTCCGGAGGACTGGCTTTCATACTACATCTAGTGCCCGGAAGGGGAAGTTGCCCCTAGATGCAGTGTTCGAGGTTCTCCACAGGCTCCCCCGAGATGTCCCCAGGAGGCCCCTGCGTCGTCCACAGGAGGCCCTCCCCGACTCGCGCGGGAATCCGCGGGGACCGCCCCGATATGCACAGCCTGTGCGTCCGGGGAGGGCCTCCGGCGGTGGAGGAAATTAAGTTTCGGCCACGGCGTGTCGGCCTCCTCCGGGCCCGGACGGCTCAGCCGCGGCGGGCGCGGCGGCGCCCGATCGCGGCCGCCGCGAGCCGGGCCCGCAGCCCCCGGTAGGGCGGGTAGACGACCCGCAGGGTGTCGGGGGCCTGCGGCTTGTCCAGGACCGCGCGGCGGTGGGAGAACGTCTCGAAGGAGTGCCTCCCGTGGTAGGCCCCCGTGCCCGAGGCCCCGACGCCGCCGAAGGGCAGCCCGGGGTGGGACAGGTGCAGCAGCGGGGCGTTGTAGGACAGCCCGCCCGAGGACGTGCGGCGGGCGAAGAGCTCCCTCACCGCGGGGTCCTCGCTGAAGACGTAGAGGGCCAGCGGCTTCTCCCCCGCCGTGATCAGCCCGACGGCCGCCTCCGCGGAGTCCACCGGCACCAGCGGCAGCACCGGCCCGAAGATCTCCTCGGCCATGAACGGCCCGTCCGGGGCCGAGCGCACGACCGTGGGTGCCAGGTAGCGCTCCGCGGGCTCGGCCTGCCCTCCGCACACCACGTCCTCCGCCGGGACCTGTCCCAGCAGGCGGGTCAGCCGCTCGAGGTGGCGCTCGGTGACGATGCGCCCGTAGGAGCCGCTGCGGCGCGGGTCCTCCCCGTGGAACTGCCGGACGGCCCGCACGAGCTCCGGCTCGAGCGCCGCCAGGGCCTCGGGGGTGCCCAGGACGTGGTCGGGTGCCACGCACGTCTGGCCGGCGTTGAGGTACTTCCCCCACACGATCCGGCGGGCCGCGGTGCGCAGGTCGGTCGTGGCGTCCACCCACGCCGGGGACTTCCCGCCCAGCTCGAGGGTCACGGGGGTCAGGTGCCGGGCGGCGGCGGCCGCGACCACTCGTGCGACCCGTGCGTTGCCCGTGTAGAAGACGTGGTCGAAGCGGTGCTCGAGCAGCCGGGTGGTCTCGGGCACACCACCCTCGACCACGCTCGTGCAGTCCCCCAGGTGCTGCTCGAGCAGGCGGGCCAGCACCCGGGCGACGGACGGGGTGACCTCGGAGGGCTTGACGACGACGGTGTTGCCGGCGGCCAGTGCTCCCGCCAGCGGCCCCAGGACCAGCTGGACCGGGTAGTTCCACGGCGCGATCACCAGCACGGTGCCGAGGGCCTGGCGCTCCGTCCGGGCCCGGGCCGGGGCCAGGCTCAGCGGGACCCGGGTGCGCTCGGGCGCGGTCCAGCGCGGCAGCCCCCGGCGCAGGCCGGCGACCTCCTCGAGGGTGAAGGCCAGCTCGGTGAGCCAGGCCTCCTGGCGCGGCTTGCCGAGGTCCGCGGCGAGCGCCTCCTCGAGCTCCTCGCGGTGCTCCCGCACGAGGGTCTCGAGACGGTCCAGGCGGTCCAGGCGCGCCTCGAGCCCGAGGTCGGGCACGAACGCCGCCCGGGCGCGGGCCACGGCGGCGTCGACCGCGGCGGCCTCCGCGGGCGCGAGCTCCTGCACCGCTCCGGGCGTCCGGGCCCCGGAGGGCGCGGCCTCCGCACCGGAGGGAGCCGGGGCGGACGGTGCGGGCGGGGCGGCGGGTGCGGGGTGCGCGGCGGTCATTCCCCCAGGGTAGAGCGCCCCTCGGACGCCGGGGCGGCGGAGCGGTCGGGGCGGAGCCCGTCTGCACGTCCGCGACCGGACCGCGCGTCGCGCCGCCCGGGCCCGGAGCAGCCCTGGCTCAGAGCAGCCCGTGCTCCGCGAGCTGCCGGGACAGGGAGGCGCCGTCGTTGGCCTGGATCCACAGGACGCCCTCGGGGATGCGCACCCGCCGCTCCTCCGCGACGAGGGGGTGCCCGGCGAGGACCGCCTCCGTCGGCGAGAGGTTGCGGATGACGATGGCCGCGACGTGCTCCGGGTAGCGCTGGGCGAAGCCGCTGTAGATCTCGGGGTCGTGCTGGCCGTCGTCGCCGACGAGGATCCAGCGGACCTCGGGGAAGTTCGTCACCAGGCGCTCCAGGTTGTGCACCTTGTGCGCCGCCCCGGCCCGGAACCAGCGGTCGGTCGTGGGGCCCCAGTCGGTGAGCAGCAGCGCGCCCGAGGGGTAGGCGTTGCGGGAGAGGAAGCGGCGCAGGGTCGGCGCCACGTTCCACGCCCCCGTGGACAGGTAGAGGAACGGGGCCCCGCGGTGGCTGCGCAGCAGCCGCTCCATGAGCACGGGCATCCCCGGGGTCGCGCTGCGGGCGTGCTCGTTGAGGACGAAGGAGTTCCACGCGGCCAGCAGCGGCCGGGGCAGGGCGGTGACCATGACGGTGTCGTCGATGTCGGAGACGATCCCGATCCGCTGGTCGTCGGCCACCACGAACACCCGGGCCTCGACCACCTCCGAGCCCTCCGTCTGCATCCACACGGTGTGCTCCCCGGGGGTGAGGCCGACCTGGAGGTCGACGTCGACGACCCCGCCCTTGTCGGCGACGAGGTGGAACTCGTAGTCGTCGATCCAGACGTTGACGTGGGCGAAGGCGATGGGCACCGCGGTGAAGGAGCGCCAGCCGCGGATCGACTCGGCGCTCTCGTCCGTGGACTCGATCAGCCCGCGGGACTTCAGCAGCGCCCGGCCCAGGACCCGCACGTGGTGCTCCGAGCCGTAGCCCTCGAAGGCCACCATGACCGGGATGTCCCCGCGGGCCTCGGCCCGCCGCTGCCGGAAGCGGTGGAACCGCTGCTCGAGCCGGTAGCCGACGTTGATGGCCTCCTCGGTCACCTGGTCGACGGTCTGCTTGAGCTCCGAGCTGTCGGTCGTCGTGGCCATGCCGCCAGTCTTCCACAGCGCCCGCCCGTGCGCGGGCGCACGGCACGGCCCCGGCCGGCGCGCCCCTCCGGGGAGGAGGCCTCCCGTGGCGGGAGGTCCTCGTCAGGGGCGCGCCGGCCGGGGCCGCGGGCCGCTCAGGCGGTGGCCAGGTAGCCGTTCGGGTCCAGAACGTACTTGGTGGCGGCGCCCTGGTCGAACTCGGCGTAGCCCTGCGGGGCCTGCTCCAGGGGGATGGCTTTGGCGTTGACGGCCTTCGCGATCTGGATCCGGTCGTGCAGGATCGCCATCATCAGCTGGCGGTTGTACTTCATCACGGGGCACTGGCCCGTGGTGAAGGACAAGGACTTGGCCCAGCCGGTGCCCAGGCTGATGGACAGCGAGCCCTTCTTGGCGGACTCGTCGACCGCCCCCGGGTCACCCGTGACGTAGAGCCCGGGGATGCCGAGGGCACCGCCGGCGGCCGTGAGGTCCATCAGGGAGTTCAGCACCGTGGCCGGGGCCTCGTGGGAGGCGTCCTTGCCGTGCCCGCGGGCCTCGAAGCCGACGGCGTCCACGCCGCAGTCGACCTCCGGCACGCCCAGGATCTGCTCGATCTGGTCGCGCGGGTCGCCCTTCGAGACGTCGACCGTCTCGCAGCCGAAGCTGCGGGCCTGGGCGAGACGGCCCTCGTTGAGGTCGCCCACGATCACCACGGCCGCGCCGAGCAGCTGCGCCGAGGCCGCCGCCGCCAGGCCCACGGGTCCGGCCCCGGCGACGTAGACGGTCGAGCCGACGCCGACGCCCGCCGTGTAGGCCCCGTGGAAACCGGTGGGCAGGATGTCCGAGAGCATGGTGAGGTCCATGATCTTCTCGAGCGCCTGGTCACGGTCCGGGAACTTCAGCAGGTTCCAGTCGGCGTAGGGGACCATCACGTACTCGGCCTGCCCGCCGACCCACCCGCCCATGTCGACGTAGCCGTAGGCCGAGCCGGGGCGGTCGGGGTTGACGTTGAGGCAGATGCCCGTCTTGCGCTCCTTGCAGTTGCGGCAGCGCCCGCAGGAGATGTTGAAGGGCACGGAGACGATGTCCCCGACCTTGATGAACTCCACGTCGGGGCCGCACTCCACGACCTCGCCCGTGATCTCGTGACCCAGGACGAGATCCGTGGGCGCCGTGGTGCGTCCGCGGACCATGTGCTGGTCCGAGCCGCAGATGTTGGTGCTGATCGTCTTCAGGATCACCCCGTGGGGCACCTTCCGGCCGATGTTCGCGGGATTGATCCCCGGTGCGTCCTTGAGCTCGAACGTCGGGTAGTCCGTGTCGATGACCTCGACCTTGCCCGGTCCCTTGTAGGCGACCGCTCTGTTGCCTGCCATGCTGGCCTCTTCCGCTCGGACGGGCGCCGCCGCTGACGGCGCATCGGCGGCGAACGGTGACCAGATGTGGGACATGTCACGTTCCGCCGTGGTGCAGACGCTAACAGCGGTGCCGCCCCGGCGGAAGAGGCGGGTGCGAAGGGCCGGGAATGCGACACGGGGCGGGGGCACGCCGGTGCTGCGGCACGGCGGGGCGCGGCGGTGGCGGCAGCGGGGCGGATGAGCGCGCCGCGGGGACGGCAGCGGATCGGCGCCGTCCGGGCCGACGGCGCCGCGGCGACGGGACCGCACCGTCGACACGGGCGCAGCGGTGGAGACCGCGCGGTGGCGTCCGCGCCGGCAGGGTGGCCGCTGTCGGGTGCGGGACCGGTCCGGCGACGGACCCGGGCCCGGCACGCCCGGCCGGGACGCAGTGGCGACCGGCCACGGCACGACGACGAGCGGCGGGCCCGTCCTTCGTTTCCGAAGGACGGGCCCGCCGCTCGTTCCTGGTGGACCTCCGTAGAGAGTTCGAGAACCCCTGCCCGGCCTTGAAAACCGTGGCTTCTCGCAGGTCGCGGGGCGTCTACCGGCGGGACCGGAGGCCGCTGGAGCCGTCTGTAGTGGACGAGCGGGGGCGGATGGTGCGTGCAGTTGGGATGACTCAAACCTTTCTGAGCCCGGCGCAGGTGGACGAGCTGGTGGCCTCGTATGAGTCGGGCGCGACACTCGTGGAGTTGGGCGAGCGGTTCAGCATTCATCGCCGCACCGCGGCGGCGCACCTTGTCCGCCGCTCGGTACCGATACGCCAGCGGGGGCTCGATGAGTGCCATCTCGCCGAAGCGGTCGAGCTGTACGACGAGGGCCTTACGCTAATGGAAGTCGGGTTGCGGTACGGGGTCAGCCAGCAGGCTGTCCGACGCGCGCTGGCCGTAGAGGGCGTCACGATTCGACCGGCTGGTCGGCGCGCACAGGCCGTCGCAACGAACGTCTGAGCTGCGAGTCCGGCGGTGTTATCCGTTATCCGCGGGATTCGGAGCGAATCGGACATCACTCGATCGGAATCTCGATCGGGGTGTGGAGGAGGTTCGCCACTGGTGTGTACAGGTCGACGTCGGTGGCGTCGGTCTGGAGTGATACGACGAGGGCGTATCGGATCTTCCGGTCGACGCGTTCGCGGTTCTTGTTGTTCTTCCACCAGCCGCCGACGGGGTAGACGGCGATCTTTCCGGTGTCGGCGAGTGCTGAACCGTAGGTCTCCCAGATGTCTTGATGCAGTGAGCCGTACAGGCGTTGGTTGGCGCCAACGAGCCACGACACTTGTCCGCTTGCGGGGCGCCCGCCGGCTTCCTCGGTGCGGGCTTCACGGTTCACTCGCTGAATGAAATGGGCCTCAGATTCAAGGGGGTCTTGTAGCTCGAACCGGAGTCCGTGTGATGCGTACTTGTACCGCTGCCGCCATCCTCGTCGGGAAGCCGTCGGCTCGATGAAGTAGGAGAGGGTGACGCGCAGGGTCACGGAAGCGGAGCCCAGGTCTTGCAGTACTTCGCGCGGCCAAGGAAGGTCGTGTAGCCGGAACGACGGGACCTTGAACTCATCGCCCTCGAAAGGGGTGAACTCGTCCTGTACGACCAGGGTTACGGACCGATCGGAGGAGAACAACACGCGTTCCTCGGTCGGGACGCCCCAGCCGTATCGGCGTAGCAGCATCTGTTTGGCTTGAAGTCCGCTCTGCCCCGCACGATCGATTTCGTCGCGCATGATGGGTGTCCACTGCGCGGAGTGGACGAGGAGTGCTCGGATCGTCTCGGGCCAGTACTCGGGATAGGTGGCCATGACGAGGGCTGCGAGCCGGGAGGCTTGCGCGGTCGCGGCGCTGGTTGCGTTGGCCGACGCCAGAGCCTGGTCGTTTGTGTGCCCGGTGGTTCGCAGGGACAGCGCCGGGTGATTCGGCTCGAACATGGAGGCGGTGTCATGGAGGACGTTGCCGCCTTCCATGACGATGTCGGGCTTGATCGGCCAGGGCTTGTTCCCGAACGGCAGAGACGTGCGACTGTGGGGCGAGAGGTCGCCCTTCCGCGCGACAGGGGTCCAGCCTGCGAAGGCCGGATCGGTCGGGACCGCGTCGAGGTCGGTGTAGGCGCCGACGGTGAGTGCGTTCCAGGCTTGGCCGGGATCTCGAACCGGAGAGGTGTCGGATTCGGCGAGGTGGTCGGCGACGTAGCCGGTTACGTTTCCGGCGGACACGATCAGGAGTCTTGCTGCTTCGCTGTCTGGTGGCGCGAGTAGCCGGAGTTCGTCGCCGTTGCTGACGACGTTGGCGCCGACGGCCAGTGCGTCGACGGTGGCCGACCACAGCGTGGGCTGACCTGGGTTTCCGGGGGTGTCGGTACTGGTGCTGACCGGCATGCAGAACACCCGGCGCCGTGTCGCTGCGATTTCGGGCAGCGAGACGGCTTGGGCGGTGACGTCTCCGTACGCGCGGGGTTCGTGCGGCTTCTCGGTCTTGGTCGGAAGGATGCGAACCGACTCCAGTCGGTGTCGCAGCACAACGGAGTCCGATCCGAGCAGGTGGCGGTCGACCGCGGCTCCCAGCAGCGCGATGCCGGCCATCTTGGTGCCATGTCCGTCTTGATCGAAGCCGCTGACGCCGATCACGGTGTGCAGGTCCTGGGGTGCCAGGGACTGCTCGATGAGGACGTGAGTTCTCGCTACGCCCGTGTCGAGGTGGCAGACGGCGGGCTGGAGTTCGTCGGCAGGTTCCAGTCGCTTGGCCAGGTCGTCGACGTACTCGGCTTGCTCCTCGGCGGTGAGGTCTTCTATGGAGTCGATGAACTCCGGGCGCCGGATTTCGGCCAGCGGCACCGCGGTGAACGGTAGGACTTCAAGCTGCGCCCACGTCGCCTCGACCCACATGACGTCGCGGTCGACGAGCCGGAGGAGACGCTGCGAGATGGTCAGTCCGGAGGCTTCGGCGAAGCGCCGTAGCAGATCGGGGCCGTCAGCGTTTGGGCGTAGCCATAGTTCCCACCATGTCGTCGTACCTTCTGGCGGGCGACCCTCGGACTGCCAAAGGTCACCCAGGATGGTGGCGCGGATGCGTGCGATGTTCGCGACGAGTTCGTTGTTGCGAGGTTTGCCTTTCGGTGACTCCTTCGCCAGGTAGTCCTCGAAGAGCTGCAGGAACTTCGCACGGTAGTCGTCGCTGACCCAGACGGTCGCTCGCTCGGGGATGCCAGAACCCGAGTCCGCGGGGAGAACCGAGAGAAGGAGCCACTTGGGGCGCCTGCGCTGCGGATCGCGGTGCGAGGTGAGCTGTTGGAGAGTGTCGAGCTTGAGCGGATACGCGGGGTCAGAGCCCTCCAACGTGATGATGGTGCCCAAGGCACGTAGCTCGTCGTCTGGGAGTTGTTCTTCACGGGTCTCGTCACCGCTAGAGAACGCGGACTGCAACTCGTTCAGCCGCCCGCCGCCGTGACCGGCACGGTCTTCGACCGGACGAATCTTCGGGTCCGGTCCACCCCGTCGGCGAAACTCCTCGTCTGCCGCTCGATCTTCTACCAGAAGGTGACTGAGGTGTTCCTGCCCCTCAGCCAAGGCTCGCCGCCTGCCGCGATTTGAGCGACTGTCGAATGTCGTCGGCACTCACTCGTGTTCCGCCAGCGAGGATGACGCTCTTGGCGGCAGACTCCGCAGCCCTTACGAGGTCCGCATGGGAGAGCCCTGCCATGTGCTCTGCCAGTGCGGCCCAACGGACGCCCTTGGCGAGAGACCCGAGCCTGCCGCGCATCACGGCGGCGGCCTGTTTCGCGTCCGGCAGTGAGTAGTTGAGAACCATGTCGAAACGTCGGAACAGGGCCTTGTCCAGAATCGACCGGTGGTTGGTGGCAGCGATGACGATGCTCTCGGGAGAACTGTTCTCCAGGAACACCAGGAAGGAGTTCAGGATGCGTCGGGCCTCACCGACGTCGTTTCCTGCTCGGTCGCCACCGAGCGCGTCGAACTCATCGAACAGGTACACCCCGCGCTGCGCGCCCACTGCATCGAAGATGACGCGCAGCTTACTGGCGGTCTCGCCCATGAACTTGCTCAGCAGGCTGTCGAGCCTGATCGTCAGCAAGGGCAGAGAGAGCTCGTGAGCCAGGACTGCCGCGGTCATCGTCTTGCCCGTACCAGGCGGCCCCTCGAACAGGAGGCGATGCGCAGGCTCAAAGCCGTGATCCAGAAGCTGCTTGCGTTGGCGCTGTTCGCTGAGGACACGTCGCACCTGCGCGGCCAGCTCATCCGGCAGGACCAAGTCTTTCAAGCCAACGGCTGGGTGAGAGGCGATAACGAGTTCTGAAAGATCGCCTCGCGGTTGAGCGATTGAGGTGACCTTTTTCGGCCGCTCGACACGTGAGTGATCAACTGCGGCTTTGAGGTCAGCCGCGAGATGGTGGTGCCCCTGCCGAGCCGCCTGAGCGGCAACCTGTAGCGCGACTGAGTAGAACGCCTCGTCGTCGCCGCTCCCGTGGCTTCGTACGAGCGCCTTGAAGTGCTCTCCTGATCCGGCCACCACTCACCTCCCGCCGTACGCCGCGTGTTGTCCCAAGTCTACGGGCCAGGACCGTCAGAGCATCGCTGATCCCCCGCATGCCGACCACTCGGGTCAGCCAGCAGGCCGCCAAGCGCACTGGCCGGGACTGGCGCCGCGATTCGGCCGAGTCCACGCCGTGCTCAGGGTCAGCGCGTGAGGTGCCTTCCGCACGTGCACGGTCGGATCGTGGCGGTCAAGATGTCTGCCAACGTCATCCGGTCAGTGAGGGCGTACGTGCCACGATCGACCGCACAGACGCACACACCAGCAGTGTCGAGGTCTGCCAGGACGTGGGGGGGCAACGGGGATCGTCCGCCCGAGACGGTCCAGCCGCGCGATCACCAGGGCTGAGAACTTGCCGGTTGCAGAGTCAGCGAGCAGTCATGTCAGCTCCGAGCGATCGCCGGCTTCATCGCTGTATCTGCGAGTGACATCAAGGTCGAGGTCGCGGGCAGCGCCAGACAAGCGGTCTGCTGCCGCTCGTGCGCCTCGGAGGTAGGCGAGCGGCGTAGGTGTAGGTGGGGGCGTTCATCGGGCCGCCCCTACGGTCATAGGCACCTGGGACTCCGAGCGGTCGCGGGTGCCCTGCCGGTCGCGGTGCCGGGCAATGGCTTCCTGGGTCCGGGCGCGGATCAGGAGGATCAGGCTGACCGGTCCCATGACGATGAACTTCATCGCGTTCCACACCGCCCACAACACGACCAGATGCAACCAGCCTGGTGCCCCCTGGTCGAGGGCGTTGGTGCAGATGCTCGCGATCAGCAGGTAGGGCACCGCGAGGAGCGTCGCGGGGATGCCCCACTTAAAGTTGCGTCGGCGTCGGATCGCGTCGAGCAGCCGGTTGGTGGGCATGTAGCGGCGCAGGTAGTAGCGGGTGCGGGCGCTGAGCGT carries:
- the nrdE gene encoding class 1b ribonucleoside-diphosphate reductase subunit alpha, whose product is MHAAPGLSVEPGHEDERVPEKYRGLGYHELNALLNLYDADGRIQFDADRQAARQYFLQHVNNNTVFFHDLEEKLDYLVSHHYYEAEVLDKYSRDFVKELSKRAYAKKFRFETFLGAFKFYTSYTLKTFDGQRYLERFEDRVVMVSLYLADGDETLATRLVDEIISGRFQPATPTFLNAGKKQRGELVSCFLLRIEDNMESIGRSINSALQLSKRGGGVAFALTNIREAGAPIKKIENQSSGVIPIMKLLEDSFSYANQLGARQGAGAVYLHAHHPDIYSFLDTKRENADEKIRIKTLSLGVVIPDITFELAKKNQDMYLFSPYDVERVYGVPFSDVNVTEKYYEMVADARITKKKINAREFFQTIAEVQFESGYPYVMFEDTVNRANPIDGKIIMSNLCSEILQVSQPSAYDEDLGYAEVGKDISCNLGSLNIALTMQSPDFGSSIETAIRGLTAVSDMSDITSVPSIQRGNRMSHAVGLGQMNLHGYLAKEHIHYGSEEGVDFTNIYFYTVTYHAVRASNEIAKERKETFDGFERSKYASGEYFEKYTRQEWAPATERVRQLFADAGVHIPTREDWERLKASVMAHGMYNQNLQAVPPTGSISYINNSTSSIHPIASKIEIRKEGKLGRVYYPAPFMDNENLEYFQDAYEIGYEKIIDTYAAATQHVDQGLSLTLFFKDTATTREINKAQIYAWRKGIKTMYYSRIRQLALEGTEVEGCVSCML
- the nrdI gene encoding class Ib ribonucleoside-diphosphate reductase assembly flavoprotein NrdI, producing MSTTTPGAPAGTARQDPGPPEQDGPLVVYFSSVSENTHRFVTKLGCRAVRLPLHTGDEPPVVDEPYVLVAPTYGRPNGSGAVPPQVVRFLNREVNRRHLLGVIGAGNTNFGDHFCLAADKIAAKCDVPVLYRFELMGTEEDVRNVTRGMEQFWRQCMQLRA
- the nrdH gene encoding glutaredoxin-like protein NrdH; translation: MSVTVYSKPSCVQCNATYRALTKKGIEYTVVDVTEDEAALAHVLALGYQQVPVVETPQEHWSGYRPDKITSLAMLLSA
- a CDS encoding aldehyde dehydrogenase family protein, with protein sequence MTAAHPAPAAPPAPSAPAPSGAEAAPSGARTPGAVQELAPAEAAAVDAAVARARAAFVPDLGLEARLDRLDRLETLVREHREELEEALAADLGKPRQEAWLTELAFTLEEVAGLRRGLPRWTAPERTRVPLSLAPARARTERQALGTVLVIAPWNYPVQLVLGPLAGALAAGNTVVVKPSEVTPSVARVLARLLEQHLGDCTSVVEGGVPETTRLLEHRFDHVFYTGNARVARVVAAAAARHLTPVTLELGGKSPAWVDATTDLRTAARRIVWGKYLNAGQTCVAPDHVLGTPEALAALEPELVRAVRQFHGEDPRRSGSYGRIVTERHLERLTRLLGQVPAEDVVCGGQAEPAERYLAPTVVRSAPDGPFMAEEIFGPVLPLVPVDSAEAAVGLITAGEKPLALYVFSEDPAVRELFARRTSSGGLSYNAPLLHLSHPGLPFGGVGASGTGAYHGRHSFETFSHRRAVLDKPQAPDTLRVVYPPYRGLRARLAAAAIGRRRARRG
- a CDS encoding App1 family protein — protein: MATTTDSSELKQTVDQVTEEAINVGYRLEQRFHRFRQRRAEARGDIPVMVAFEGYGSEHHVRVLGRALLKSRGLIESTDESAESIRGWRSFTAVPIAFAHVNVWIDDYEFHLVADKGGVVDVDLQVGLTPGEHTVWMQTEGSEVVEARVFVVADDQRIGIVSDIDDTVMVTALPRPLLAAWNSFVLNEHARSATPGMPVLMERLLRSHRGAPFLYLSTGAWNVAPTLRRFLSRNAYPSGALLLTDWGPTTDRWFRAGAAHKVHNLERLVTNFPEVRWILVGDDGQHDPEIYSGFAQRYPEHVAAIVIRNLSPTEAVLAGHPLVAEERRVRIPEGVLWIQANDGASLSRQLAEHGLL
- the fdhA gene encoding formaldehyde dehydrogenase, glutathione-independent, with protein sequence MAGNRAVAYKGPGKVEVIDTDYPTFELKDAPGINPANIGRKVPHGVILKTISTNICGSDQHMVRGRTTAPTDLVLGHEITGEVVECGPDVEFIKVGDIVSVPFNISCGRCRNCKERKTGICLNVNPDRPGSAYGYVDMGGWVGGQAEYVMVPYADWNLLKFPDRDQALEKIMDLTMLSDILPTGFHGAYTAGVGVGSTVYVAGAGPVGLAAAASAQLLGAAVVIVGDLNEGRLAQARSFGCETVDVSKGDPRDQIEQILGVPEVDCGVDAVGFEARGHGKDASHEAPATVLNSLMDLTAAGGALGIPGLYVTGDPGAVDESAKKGSLSISLGTGWAKSLSFTTGQCPVMKYNRQLMMAILHDRIQIAKAVNAKAIPLEQAPQGYAEFDQGAATKYVLDPNGYLATA
- a CDS encoding helix-turn-helix domain-containing protein, with product MDELVASYESGATLVELGERFSIHRRTAAAHLVRRSVPIRQRGLDECHLAEAVELYDEGLTLMEVGLRYGVSQQAVRRALAVEGVTIRPAGRRAQAVATNV